One genomic window of Manihot esculenta cultivar AM560-2 chromosome 16, M.esculenta_v8, whole genome shotgun sequence includes the following:
- the LOC110604092 gene encoding probable WRKY transcription factor 31: MDKGWGLALDSDPPISLFSNLSNKPSSAPVLDSLFKIKRNLDVADSVKMFPFPVNVSRRDDQASSSSADDNRVVVGEVDFFSDKRNRAVGDNNNNNDNDDSKATRVTVKKENSYGEAAPRSSLDVNTGLHLLTANTGSDQSTVDDGVSSDVVDDKRSKSELAQLQVELQRMNVENQRLRDMLSQVTNNYNALQMHIVALMQQSRGTEANQEHEVVQGKPEEKKQEVVPRQFLDLGRSAEADEMSHSSSDERTRSATPQTNMETASVKNNGNQENSSFRDGKRVGREDSPDSESQGWNPSKVQKLNSPPSKGIDQSTEATMRKARVSVRARSEAPMITDGCQWRKYGQKMAKGNPCPRAYYRCTMAVGCPVRKQVQRCADDKTILITTYEGNHNHPLPPAAMAMASTTTAAASMLLSGSMSSADGLMNPNLLARAILPCSSSMATISASAPFPTVTLDLTHNPNTTQVQRPPTHFQVPFPGQPQNFAPATAPQFPQVFGQALYNQSKFSGLQLSQETVPSQLPQQLHPAQQPSLVDTVSAATAAITADPNFTAALAAAISSIIGGANGNNTTSTNAHNTSNRN; this comes from the exons ATGGACAAAGGATGGGGTCTTGCCCTTGATTCTGATCCTCCGATTTCCTTATTTTCTAACCTCAGCAACAAGCCTTCTTCTGCTCCTGTACTCGATTCTTTATTCAAGATTAAGAGAAATCTTGACGTTGCTGATTCTGTTAAGATGTTCCCGTTCCCTGTCAATGTTTCCCGCCGGGATGATCAGGCTTCTTCGTCTTCCGCCGATGACAACCGTGTGGTTGTTGGTGAAGTCGACTTTTTTTCTGATAAACGAAACAGAGCTGTTggcgataataataataataatgataatgatGATTCTAAAGCCACACGTGTCACTGTCAAGAAGGAGAATTCTTACGGTGAAGCCGCTCCAAGGTCAAGCCTCGATGTAAAT ACTGGATTGCACCTTCTCACTGCCAACACTGGAAGTGATCAATCGACGGTGGATGATGGGGTATCGTCGGACGTCGTTGATGATAAGCGATCAAAAAGTGAG CTTGCACAATTGCAAGTAGAGCTCCAGAGGATGAATGTCGAAAATCAAAGGTTGAGAGACATGCTTAGTCAAGTAACCAACAATTACAATGCATTACAGATGCATATTGTAGCTCTGATGCAACAAAGCCGTGGAACTGAAGCCAACCAAGAACATGAG GTTGTTCAAGGCAAGCCCGAGGAGAAGAAACAGGAGGTGGTGCCAAGGCAATTTTTGGATCTTGGACGTTCAGCTGAGGCCGATGAAATGTCTCATTCATCGTCTGATGAGAGGACCCGTTCAGCCACTCCTCAAACCAATATGGAAACAGCATCCGTGAAAAATAATGGGAACCAGGAGAATTCAAGTTTTAGAGATGGCAAAAGAGTTGGCAGAGAAGACAGCCCTGATTCTGAATCACAAGGATGGAATCCTAGCAAGGTTCAAAAATTGAATTCTCCTCCTAGTAAGGGTATTGATCAATCAACTGAGGCTACCATGAGAAAAGCTCGTGTCTCAGTCAGAGCCCGATCAGAAGCTCCCATG ATCACCGATGGATGTCAATGGAGAAAATATGGACAGAAGATGGCCAAAGGAAACCCATGTCCTAGAGCCTACTATAGATGCACCATGGCAGTGGGTTGCCCAGTTCGCAAACAA GTCCAACGTTGTGCGGACGACAAAACAATATTGATTACAACTTATGAAGGCAACCATAATCACCCTTTGCCTCCAGCTGCCATGGCAATGGCTTCCACAACAACAGCAGCTGCAAGTATGCTACTGTCAGGTTCAATGTCTAGTGCAGATGGGTTAATGAACCCAAATTTGCTAGCGAGAGCAATCCTTCCATGCTCATCAAGTATGGCAACGATTTCAGCTTCAGCTCCATTCCCAACTGTAACATTAGACCTCACCCATAACCCAAATACAACACAAGTACAAAGACCTCCCACTCATTTCCAAGTCCCTTTTCCAGGCCAACCCCAGAATTTTGCCCCCGCCACTGCTCCACAATTTCCACAGGTTTTTGGTCAAGCCCTTTATAACCAATCAAAATTCTCTGGCCTCCAATTGTCTCAAGAAACGGTGCCCTCGCAATTACCCCAACAATTGCACCCAGCACAGCAGCCCTCACTAGTTGACACAGTCAGTGCTGCGACGGCTGCCATCACTGCGGATCCTAACTTCACTGCAGCACTGGCGGCTGCAATCTCCTCTATTATCGGTggtgcaaacggcaacaacacCACCAGCACTAATGCCCACAACACAAGCAACAGAAACTAG